One stretch of Manis pentadactyla isolate mManPen7 chromosome 10, mManPen7.hap1, whole genome shotgun sequence DNA includes these proteins:
- the LOC118928106 gene encoding LOW QUALITY PROTEIN: zinc finger TRAF-type-containing protein 1-like (The sequence of the model RefSeq protein was modified relative to this genomic sequence to represent the inferred CDS: inserted 1 base in 1 codon; substituted 1 base at 1 genomic stop codon): protein MCTGCFIHLLADAQLKEEQATCPNCRCEISKSLCYRNLAVEKAVSELLSECGFCLRQFPRSLLERHQKKECQDRVTQCKYKHIGCXWHGPFHELRAHESACAHPTKTGNKLMEMLDKMDQSHGKEMQLYNSIFSLLSFEKIGYTEVQFQLYCTDFITRLYYETPRTVLSQTWVRKACVNDSERNPNLSCKCTLSFQLFLKSKVTAPLEWSFLLLKGPYDEVKISPIIYHFVFTNESNETDYVPLPIVDFVECNKLLTAKNINLLLFLFXIQK from the exons ATGTGCACTGGCTGTTTTATCCACCTACTAGCAGATGCCCAGCTGAAGGAGGAGCAAGCTACGTGCCCCAACTGTCGTTGTGAGATCAGTAAGAGCCTCTGCTACCGCAACCTGGCTGTGGAGAAAGCTGTGAGCGAGCTGCTGTCCGAGTGTGGCTTCTGCCTGCGTCAGTTTCCCCGCTCCCTCCTGGAGAGGCACCAGAAAAAGGAGTGCCAGGACAGGGTGACCCAGTGCAAGTACAAGCATATCGGCT CGTGGCATGGCCCCTTCCACGAGCTGAGAGCGCATGAGTCTGCATGTGCTCACCCGACCAAGACAGGAAACAAGCTGATGGAGATGCTGGACAAGATGGACCAGAGCCACGGCAAGGAGATGCAGCTCTACAACAGCATCTTCAGCCTACTCAGCTTTGAGAAGATCGGCTACACAGAGGTCCAGTTCCAGCTGTACTGCACGGACTTCATCACACGCTTGTACTACGAGACACCGCGCACAGTGCTGAGCCAGACTTGGGTCCGGAAGGCATGTGTTAACGACTCAGAGCGCAACCCCAACCTGTCATGCAAATGCACTCTCTCCTTCCAGCTTTTCCTCAAGAGCAAGGTCACGGCGCCCCTGGAGTGGTCCTTCCTGCTGCTCAAGGGCCCTTATGATGAAGTGAAGATCAGCCCCATCATCTACCACTTTGTCTTCACCAACGAGAGCAATGAGACGGACTATGTGCCACTGCCCATCGTTGACTTCGTGGAGTGCAACAAGCTGCTCACCGCCAAGAACATCAACCTGCTGCTCTTCCTGTTCTAGATACAGAAGTAA